In one Zymobacter palmae genomic region, the following are encoded:
- the aceE gene encoding pyruvate dehydrogenase (acetyl-transferring), homodimeric type encodes MNLEAREDLDPIETQEWLDSLVSVMDREGDDRARYLLSRLADRLRRDGMQPAFSLKTPHRNTIPTHREAKMPGDMFLERKLRSAMRWNSVAQVLRANKKSKGVGGHLASYQSSCTLYEVGFNHFFRGGDEDGKGDLIYFQGHIAPGIYARSFLEGRLSEEQLDNFRQEAGGNGLSSYPHPYLMPDYWQFPTVSMGLGPLMAIYQARMMKYLDARGVEAAGDRKVWAFLGDGECDEVETLGALGMASREGLDNLIFVINCNLQRLDGPVRGNGRIMDELEGIFRGAGWNVIKVVWGSLWDRLFEQDRKGLLQKRMDEMVDGEFQTIAAQDAGYMREHFFGKYEELAKMVENLSDEDLMSLNRGGHDPQKVYAAYHEAVNNANGLPTVILAHTVKGYGMGKGHGEADMEAHQIKTMNADALKVFRDRFAIPVSDEALESGDMPYYKPADDAPEMRYMHERRQALKGYLPKRYGDFEALEIPALDDKIFANQLKGSGDRTISTTMSFVRVLNGLIKDKALGHRVVPIIPDEARTFGMEGLFRQVGIYSTHGQQYEPMDAGQIMYYREDQKGQVLEEGINEAGAMASWIAASTAYANHNHALIPFYIYYSMFGFQRIGDLAWAAGDMQARGFMLGGTSGRTTLNGEGLQHQDGHSHIQASTIPNCRSYDPTYAHELAIILRDGLKRMFQDKESCFYYLTVMNENYVHPEMPEGCEEGVIRGMYPLRSVEADGAKARVQLLGSGTILREVEAAADLLRDDFGIASDIWSVTSFNELRREALEIERQAFLNVDQTPAKPWVTQCLEGREGPIIASTDYMKLYADQVRAWVPNDYHVLGTDGFGRSDSRAHLRHFFEVDRYFVTVVALKALADQGAVDRALVKQALDKYGIDTSKPNPLTV; translated from the coding sequence ATGAATCTCGAGGCAAGAGAAGATCTTGATCCGATCGAAACCCAGGAGTGGCTGGATTCCCTGGTATCGGTCATGGATCGCGAAGGCGATGACCGCGCTCGTTATCTGCTGAGTCGCCTGGCGGATCGACTCCGTCGCGATGGCATGCAGCCGGCCTTTTCTCTGAAAACGCCGCATCGCAACACGATCCCTACGCACCGCGAAGCCAAAATGCCTGGCGACATGTTCTTGGAACGCAAGCTGCGTTCCGCCATGCGCTGGAACAGCGTGGCGCAGGTGCTGCGAGCCAACAAGAAAAGCAAGGGAGTTGGTGGTCACCTTGCCAGCTACCAGTCCAGCTGTACGCTATACGAAGTTGGTTTTAACCACTTCTTCCGCGGCGGCGATGAAGATGGCAAAGGGGACCTGATCTATTTCCAGGGCCACATTGCGCCGGGCATCTACGCGCGCTCCTTCCTTGAAGGTCGCTTGAGCGAAGAGCAACTCGACAACTTCCGTCAGGAAGCCGGTGGTAATGGTCTGTCTTCCTACCCGCACCCGTACCTGATGCCGGATTATTGGCAGTTCCCGACCGTTTCCATGGGTCTGGGGCCGCTGATGGCGATCTATCAGGCTCGTATGATGAAATACCTTGATGCGCGCGGTGTAGAAGCCGCGGGTGATCGCAAGGTATGGGCGTTCTTGGGCGACGGTGAGTGTGATGAAGTCGAAACGCTAGGCGCGTTGGGTATGGCGTCTCGCGAAGGGTTAGACAACCTCATCTTTGTCATCAACTGCAACCTGCAGCGTCTGGACGGCCCGGTTCGTGGTAACGGCCGCATTATGGACGAGCTGGAGGGCATCTTCCGCGGTGCCGGATGGAACGTCATCAAGGTTGTCTGGGGTAGTCTGTGGGATCGTCTGTTCGAACAGGACCGTAAAGGGCTGCTGCAGAAACGCATGGACGAGATGGTTGATGGTGAATTCCAGACCATCGCGGCTCAGGATGCGGGCTATATGCGCGAGCATTTCTTCGGTAAGTACGAAGAGCTGGCGAAGATGGTCGAGAACCTGTCTGACGAAGACCTGATGAGCTTGAACCGTGGTGGCCATGATCCGCAGAAGGTCTATGCGGCCTACCACGAAGCGGTCAACAACGCCAATGGCCTGCCTACCGTTATCCTCGCGCATACCGTTAAGGGTTACGGCATGGGTAAAGGTCATGGTGAAGCGGATATGGAAGCGCACCAGATCAAGACCATGAACGCTGATGCGCTCAAGGTGTTCCGTGATCGTTTCGCCATTCCGGTATCCGACGAAGCGCTGGAAAGCGGTGACATGCCGTACTACAAGCCGGCCGACGATGCACCGGAAATGCGCTACATGCACGAACGCCGTCAGGCGCTCAAAGGCTATTTGCCGAAGCGTTATGGTGACTTCGAAGCGCTCGAAATCCCTGCGCTCGACGACAAGATCTTCGCCAACCAGCTCAAGGGCAGTGGTGATCGCACTATTTCTACCACCATGTCTTTCGTGCGCGTACTCAACGGATTGATTAAAGACAAGGCGCTGGGGCATCGCGTCGTGCCGATCATCCCTGATGAAGCTCGTACGTTCGGTATGGAAGGCCTGTTCCGTCAGGTCGGCATCTACTCCACCCACGGTCAGCAGTACGAGCCGATGGATGCGGGTCAGATCATGTACTACCGCGAAGACCAGAAAGGTCAGGTGCTCGAAGAGGGTATCAACGAAGCAGGGGCCATGGCCTCTTGGATCGCGGCTTCTACCGCTTATGCCAACCACAATCATGCGCTGATTCCGTTCTACATCTATTATTCGATGTTTGGTTTCCAGCGTATTGGTGATTTGGCATGGGCTGCCGGTGACATGCAGGCGCGTGGGTTTATGCTGGGCGGTACGTCCGGTCGCACGACGTTGAACGGTGAAGGTCTGCAGCACCAAGATGGCCATAGCCACATTCAGGCGTCCACTATTCCGAACTGCCGCAGCTACGATCCGACCTATGCGCATGAACTGGCGATCATCCTGCGTGATGGTCTGAAGCGCATGTTCCAAGATAAGGAAAGCTGCTTCTACTACTTGACGGTCATGAACGAGAACTACGTTCATCCGGAAATGCCGGAAGGCTGTGAAGAAGGCGTCATCCGCGGTATGTACCCGCTGCGTTCTGTCGAAGCCGATGGCGCCAAGGCGCGCGTACAGCTGCTGGGTAGCGGTACGATCCTGCGTGAAGTCGAAGCCGCGGCAGATCTGTTGCGTGATGACTTCGGCATCGCATCCGATATCTGGAGCGTGACCAGTTTCAACGAGCTGCGTCGTGAAGCGCTGGAGATTGAACGTCAGGCCTTCCTGAACGTCGACCAGACACCGGCAAAACCGTGGGTCACGCAGTGCCTCGAAGGTCGCGAAGGTCCGATCATCGCCTCTACCGACTACATGAAACTGTATGCGGACCAGGTGCGCGCATGGGTGCCGAACGATTACCACGTGCTGGGTACGGACGGTTTCGGCCGCTCTGATAGCCGTGCGCATCTGCGTCACTTCTTCGAAGTGGACCGCTATTTCGTGACGGTCGTGGCGCTGAAAGCGCTGGCCGACCAAGGTGCCGTTGATCGTGCGCTCGTCAAACAGGCGCTTGATAAATACGGTATCGACACCAGCAAACCCAATCCGCTGACGGTGTAA
- the aceF gene encoding dihydrolipoyllysine-residue acetyltransferase — protein sequence MSTETIKLPDIGVSDAVEIIEISVKAGDEVNAEDTLLVLESDKASMDIPAPHAGRIGKVLVSEGDKVSTGDPIIEMVTEGGSEAPAAETAPQQTAPEAVAAPQQDAVPAAQPAQSTTRIVDIHVPDLSGSDNVPIIELAVSEGDTVDAEDSLITLESDKASMDVPSPYAGRIVSLAVKEGDHVSTGDLIGQMEITEQGAPAATEAPAQAAPAPQPVAPSQPEAAPAASAEPQRREIRVPDIGGSENVPVIEVAISVGDEISKEDTLITLESDKASMDVPSPFAGKVVEVAVKEGDTLSEGDLIGYIETAGEAPKPAAQPAQAASSAAVPQQATPVKAAPAEPSTEALTAEERDTSSSVHAGPAVRMLARELGVDLTQVNGSGPKARVLKEDVHTFVKQRLNQPAAASKATATGGAGIPQMPAIDFSKFGEIDVKPMGRLLQAGANNLHRSWLNVPHVTQFDDADITELEAFRKSMKDEAAAQGARLTPLPFMIKACAYALRKFPQFNVSLHPDGDKLIWKNYVHIGIAVDTPDGLMVPVLRNADQKSVIQIAIEMADLAKRAQDKKLTRDEMTGGCFTISSLGSIGGTAFTPIVNTPEVAILGISKAQMKPVWDGQTFQPRLMLPLCLSYDHRALNGADGARFTTYLAQLLSDIRRLLM from the coding sequence TTGAGTACTGAAACGATCAAGCTTCCCGATATCGGGGTGAGCGATGCCGTCGAGATCATCGAGATCTCGGTGAAGGCAGGGGATGAGGTTAACGCCGAAGACACCCTGCTGGTACTGGAATCCGACAAGGCTTCCATGGATATTCCTGCGCCGCATGCTGGCCGCATTGGCAAGGTGCTGGTCAGTGAGGGCGATAAAGTGTCCACCGGTGATCCGATCATCGAGATGGTCACTGAAGGTGGATCAGAAGCGCCCGCTGCTGAAACCGCACCGCAACAGACAGCCCCTGAAGCCGTCGCAGCGCCTCAGCAGGACGCAGTACCGGCTGCACAGCCTGCCCAGAGCACGACGCGCATCGTCGACATTCACGTGCCGGATCTGTCTGGCAGTGACAATGTACCGATCATTGAGCTGGCCGTCAGTGAAGGCGATACCGTCGATGCCGAGGATTCGCTGATTACGCTGGAATCCGACAAGGCGTCCATGGACGTACCCAGCCCCTATGCAGGTCGCATTGTGTCGCTGGCCGTGAAGGAAGGCGACCACGTGTCCACCGGTGATCTGATCGGTCAGATGGAAATCACCGAGCAGGGTGCACCCGCTGCTACCGAAGCACCCGCTCAAGCCGCTCCGGCACCGCAGCCGGTGGCTCCGTCACAGCCGGAAGCTGCTCCGGCAGCCAGTGCTGAACCGCAGCGCCGTGAAATTCGCGTACCGGACATTGGTGGCAGTGAAAACGTCCCCGTGATCGAAGTGGCGATCAGTGTCGGCGACGAAATCAGCAAGGAAGATACGCTGATTACCTTGGAGTCCGACAAAGCGTCCATGGACGTGCCTAGCCCGTTTGCAGGCAAGGTTGTCGAGGTGGCCGTCAAGGAAGGTGACACGCTGTCTGAAGGCGATTTGATCGGTTATATCGAAACCGCAGGTGAAGCACCCAAGCCCGCTGCACAGCCGGCTCAAGCGGCTTCTAGCGCGGCGGTGCCCCAGCAGGCTACGCCGGTCAAGGCTGCCCCTGCAGAGCCGAGCACCGAAGCATTGACCGCTGAAGAACGTGATACCTCTAGCAGCGTGCATGCTGGCCCTGCTGTGCGTATGCTGGCACGCGAACTGGGCGTTGATCTGACGCAGGTCAACGGGTCTGGCCCGAAAGCGCGTGTGCTGAAAGAAGACGTGCATACGTTCGTCAAGCAGCGCCTGAATCAGCCGGCGGCGGCTTCCAAAGCAACGGCTACGGGTGGTGCGGGTATTCCGCAGATGCCGGCGATCGACTTCTCCAAATTTGGTGAAATCGACGTCAAACCGATGGGACGTCTGCTGCAGGCAGGGGCGAACAACCTGCATCGCAGCTGGCTGAACGTGCCACACGTCACGCAGTTCGACGATGCCGATATCACGGAACTGGAAGCCTTCCGTAAGTCCATGAAGGACGAAGCGGCGGCACAAGGGGCGCGTCTGACGCCGCTGCCGTTCATGATCAAAGCATGCGCTTATGCGCTGCGTAAATTCCCGCAGTTCAACGTTTCTCTGCATCCCGATGGCGATAAGCTGATCTGGAAGAACTACGTCCACATCGGTATCGCGGTCGATACGCCGGACGGCTTGATGGTGCCGGTACTGCGCAATGCGGATCAAAAAAGCGTCATTCAGATTGCAATTGAAATGGCAGATCTAGCCAAGCGTGCACAGGACAAGAAACTGACGCGTGACGAAATGACAGGCGGTTGCTTTACCATTTCGAGCCTTGGCTCGATCGGTGGTACGGCCTTTACGCCGATCGTCAACACGCCAGAAGTGGCGATTCTGGGCATTTCCAAAGCGCAGATGAAGCCGGTATGGGATGGTCAGACCTTCCAGCCGCGCCTGATGCTGCCACTGTGCTTGTCCTACGATCACCGTGCGCTGAACGGCGCAGATGGTGCGCGTTTCACCACGTATCTGGCGCAGTTGCTGAGTGACATTCGTCGACTGCTGATGTGA
- the adk gene encoding adenylate kinase — protein MRLILLGAPGAGKGTQAQFICEHYDIPQISTGDMLRAAIKAGTELGRQVEEVMAKGQLVSNDLIIALVKERIAHPDCINGFLLDGFPRNIPQADALKDAGVEIDHVVEIAVEDDEIVKRLSGRRVHEGSGRTYHVIYNPPKEEGKDDATGELLIQRKDDLPDTVRDRLKVYHDQTEPLVAYYSEWAKKAPSEAPKYHRVNGIGALDDIRAELLKALEG, from the coding sequence ATGCGTTTGATCCTGTTGGGCGCTCCGGGCGCAGGCAAAGGCACTCAGGCTCAGTTCATCTGCGAGCACTATGACATTCCGCAGATTTCCACGGGCGACATGCTGCGTGCTGCGATCAAGGCGGGTACCGAGCTGGGCCGTCAGGTAGAAGAGGTCATGGCCAAAGGGCAGCTGGTCTCCAATGATCTGATCATCGCACTGGTTAAGGAACGCATTGCGCATCCTGACTGCATCAACGGCTTCCTGCTCGACGGTTTCCCGCGCAACATTCCGCAGGCTGATGCGCTGAAGGATGCTGGTGTCGAGATCGACCACGTTGTCGAAATCGCTGTTGAAGATGACGAGATCGTCAAGCGTCTGTCTGGCCGTCGCGTTCATGAAGGCTCCGGCCGTACCTATCACGTCATCTACAATCCGCCGAAAGAAGAAGGCAAGGATGACGCAACGGGCGAGCTGCTGATCCAGCGCAAAGATGACCTGCCAGATACCGTACGTGATCGTCTGAAGGTCTACCACGACCAGACCGAACCGCTGGTAGCTTACTACAGCGAATGGGCGAAGAAAGCGCCGTCTGAAGCACCGAAATACCACCGCGTTAATGGCATCGGTGCCCTGGATGATATCCGCGCTGAGCTGCTGAAAGCACTGGAGGGCTGA
- the tsaB gene encoding tRNA (adenosine(37)-N6)-threonylcarbamoyltransferase complex dimerization subunit type 1 TsaB has translation MTTVLALDATSSACSAAVWRCAGDDLTTAQLFGRYEIAPRAHTHKLMPMVRDVLAEAELTLADVDVVAYGRGPGAFTGIRIAAGMAQGLALGLDLPMVAVSSLEALALGAALQQGGAQAQPVAALGTLDARMGEVYVGGYLVDLAQPMRPQMVALIDEQVCAPEAILCSAALPERIVAAGAGLAFSERYPQPLAQAITAANIDAEPDAACIARLAAGAYLAGKAVAPELAQPVYLRDNVATRSTRKPLD, from the coding sequence ATGACGACCGTGCTCGCGCTGGACGCAACGTCTAGCGCATGTTCTGCGGCGGTGTGGCGCTGTGCGGGCGACGATCTGACCACCGCCCAGCTGTTCGGGCGCTACGAGATTGCACCACGCGCGCATACCCACAAGCTGATGCCGATGGTGCGTGATGTGCTGGCCGAAGCCGAACTGACGCTGGCGGATGTCGATGTCGTAGCGTATGGCCGCGGGCCGGGGGCATTCACGGGCATTCGCATTGCCGCAGGCATGGCGCAAGGGCTAGCACTGGGGCTGGACCTGCCGATGGTGGCCGTTTCCAGCCTCGAAGCGTTGGCGCTGGGGGCCGCACTTCAGCAGGGCGGTGCACAAGCGCAGCCCGTCGCTGCGCTGGGCACGCTTGATGCGCGAATGGGAGAAGTCTACGTCGGTGGCTACCTTGTGGATCTTGCGCAGCCTATGCGACCGCAGATGGTGGCACTCATCGACGAACAGGTCTGTGCGCCGGAAGCGATCCTCTGTTCCGCTGCATTGCCCGAGCGGATCGTTGCGGCGGGCGCAGGTCTGGCGTTCAGCGAACGTTATCCGCAGCCTCTGGCGCAAGCAATCACGGCCGCGAATATTGATGCCGAACCGGATGCGGCATGCATCGCACGTCTAGCGGCGGGGGCCTATCTGGCCGGTAAGGCCGTTGCGCCTGAACTGGCTCAGCCGGTCTATCTGCGCGATAACGTGGCCACGCGCTCGACACGGAAGCCGCTCGACTGA
- a CDS encoding class I SAM-dependent methyltransferase, with protein sequence MAVIWRDEHARNLAERYGVTAGSDEASPLWLEMRPEGLVLGGDERIYGHPISVDFVGGKAAHRRRFGGGRGQLVARACGLTKGVTPSIVDATAGLGRDAFVLASLGARVLLVERVGAIAALLDDGLARARCADDPDVATIAARMQLACGDSTRHLADIVAAQAFDAQVVHLDPMFPHREKSALVKKEMRVFQALVGADDDAPRLLEAALDVATHRVVVKRPKGAAPIAGPAPNHVIEEKNSRYDVYVHRSLKRSE encoded by the coding sequence ATGGCGGTGATATGGCGTGATGAGCACGCACGCAATCTAGCCGAGCGCTATGGCGTGACGGCAGGCTCTGACGAAGCATCACCTCTTTGGCTAGAGATGCGCCCCGAAGGTCTAGTGCTGGGAGGTGATGAACGCATTTATGGTCACCCGATCAGCGTGGATTTTGTCGGGGGCAAGGCCGCTCATCGGCGTCGATTCGGGGGAGGGCGAGGGCAGTTGGTGGCGCGAGCCTGTGGGCTGACCAAAGGTGTGACTCCTAGCATCGTCGATGCTACGGCCGGGCTAGGGCGCGATGCGTTCGTTCTGGCAAGTCTGGGCGCTAGGGTGCTGCTGGTTGAACGAGTGGGTGCCATTGCGGCGCTACTGGATGACGGACTTGCACGCGCGCGCTGCGCTGATGATCCTGATGTAGCGACTATTGCGGCGCGGATGCAGCTGGCATGCGGTGACTCGACTCGGCACTTGGCTGATATCGTGGCCGCTCAGGCGTTCGATGCGCAGGTCGTTCATCTTGACCCCATGTTTCCTCATCGCGAAAAGTCGGCATTGGTGAAGAAGGAAATGCGTGTGTTCCAAGCGCTGGTCGGGGCTGATGATGACGCGCCACGGCTACTTGAGGCCGCCCTGGACGTGGCGACACATCGTGTTGTGGTCAAGCGCCCTAAAGGTGCGGCCCCCATTGCCGGGCCTGCACCGAACCATGTGATTGAAGAGAAGAACAGCCGTTACGATGTTTATGTGCATCGTTCTCTCAAGCGCTCCGAGTGA
- the hmpA gene encoding NO-inducible flavohemoprotein, with protein sequence MLTQAQKTIIQATVPLLESGGEALARHFYALMFETHPEVRALFNQTHQATGDQARALANSVLMYARHIDDLSPLTPLVSRIVNKHVALQILPEHYPIVGSCLLQSIREVLGANVATDEVLQAWGAAYQQLADLLIGKEEQHYEQNAMQPGGWRGSRRFRIDSIKQESQDVRSLTLAPTDGGPILNYQAGQYIGVRLMIEGEEVRRNYSISNRADGRSLRITLKHVPDGRASGYLHERQVGDELEIFPPAGDFILGEDKVPVALLTAGIGITPAIPLLEEALEQQRQVHFLHATHNSQTLTFGAFLAQQAGLQDRMTLKLCFSQPLAHDTPDAVGHIDSHCLRSWLPAGDTFHVYVLGPTGFMANMKALLLKHGVTDDRIHYECFGPHKTL encoded by the coding sequence ATGCTGACTCAGGCACAGAAAACCATCATTCAAGCCACGGTTCCGCTACTGGAAAGCGGTGGAGAAGCACTGGCGCGCCATTTCTATGCGTTGATGTTTGAGACTCACCCTGAGGTTCGCGCACTCTTCAATCAGACGCACCAAGCCACCGGTGATCAGGCTCGTGCGCTGGCCAACAGCGTACTGATGTACGCTCGCCATATCGACGATCTGTCGCCGTTGACGCCGCTGGTCAGCCGGATCGTCAATAAGCACGTTGCGCTCCAGATTCTGCCCGAACACTACCCCATCGTCGGTAGTTGCCTGCTGCAATCCATCCGAGAAGTGCTCGGCGCTAACGTGGCAACCGATGAGGTGCTGCAGGCATGGGGAGCCGCCTATCAGCAGCTGGCTGATCTGTTGATAGGTAAGGAAGAGCAGCATTACGAACAGAATGCGATGCAGCCTGGTGGGTGGCGTGGCAGCCGTCGCTTCCGCATAGACAGCATTAAGCAAGAAAGCCAAGATGTACGCTCGCTGACGCTGGCGCCTACCGATGGCGGTCCCATACTCAACTATCAGGCAGGCCAGTACATCGGCGTACGCCTAATGATTGAAGGGGAAGAGGTGCGCCGCAATTACTCGATATCCAATCGCGCGGACGGCCGTAGCCTGCGAATCACACTTAAGCATGTGCCTGATGGGCGCGCTTCAGGCTATCTGCATGAACGCCAGGTCGGCGATGAGCTAGAGATATTCCCTCCGGCAGGTGATTTCATTCTGGGGGAAGACAAGGTACCCGTGGCATTACTGACAGCGGGTATAGGGATCACTCCCGCCATTCCGCTGCTGGAAGAGGCGCTGGAGCAGCAGCGGCAGGTGCATTTCCTCCATGCCACTCATAACAGCCAGACACTGACATTTGGCGCATTCCTCGCTCAGCAAGCCGGGCTTCAGGACAGGATGACCCTAAAACTGTGCTTCAGCCAGCCGCTGGCCCATGATACCCCTGATGCCGTCGGCCATATCGACAGCCACTGCCTGCGCTCATGGCTACCTGCTGGCGACACCTTCCACGTCTATGTACTCGGCCCGACAGGCTTTATGGCCAACATGAAAGCACTGCTGCTGAAGCATGGCGTGACCGACGATCGCATTCACTATGAGTGCTTCGGACCCCACAAAACACTTTGA
- a CDS encoding YecA/YgfB family protein, protein MSGNEEQAPQVPLLDDDAMDELFEFLDSDRVDPEALTLFGAHGFLMALAISPAATPAQLWVAEIFNGEPNFEDAAQHDRILAHLETLHTNAANVLESGQIPELPFDLEIDVDESPIDTPVGEWCAGFMTGVFMQDDAWFSEQEEQAAQLLLPFMALSELFEEEDPDLAAMAGSHEQANHLARQLPDLTLDLYLLYRVPPEKPKAYGPKKGAAQQKKGSQKKNRRR, encoded by the coding sequence ATGTCCGGCAATGAAGAGCAGGCGCCACAGGTGCCACTGCTTGATGACGACGCTATGGATGAGCTGTTTGAGTTTCTCGACAGCGACCGCGTTGATCCTGAAGCACTGACGCTGTTCGGGGCTCATGGGTTCCTGATGGCGTTGGCAATCTCACCTGCAGCAACGCCAGCACAACTGTGGGTGGCTGAAATCTTCAACGGTGAACCAAATTTCGAAGATGCAGCGCAGCACGACCGCATTCTGGCTCATCTCGAAACCCTACATACCAATGCAGCCAACGTACTGGAAAGCGGCCAGATTCCCGAACTGCCCTTCGATTTAGAGATCGACGTCGATGAAAGCCCGATCGACACTCCGGTAGGCGAATGGTGTGCCGGCTTCATGACCGGCGTCTTCATGCAAGATGATGCATGGTTCAGCGAACAGGAAGAACAGGCCGCGCAACTGCTGCTGCCGTTCATGGCCTTGTCCGAACTGTTCGAAGAAGAAGATCCCGACCTGGCGGCCATGGCCGGCTCCCATGAACAGGCCAATCACCTTGCACGCCAGCTGCCCGATCTGACTCTCGACCTGTACTTGCTATATCGCGTGCCGCCAGAGAAACCGAAAGCGTATGGACCGAAGAAAGGGGCGGCGCAACAGAAAAAAGGCAGTCAGAAAAAGAATCGCCGCCGCTGA
- a CDS encoding SprT family zinc-dependent metalloprotease, with protein sequence MKSCLPERINALTCELPDKWQERLVSGDDSVYKAVVELQVQRCLAHARRYWPSLPTPDIRFDLKGRSAGQAHFGHRALRFNCIMLAAQPRAFIEEVVPHEMAHWVDVLGVASKGKPHGPVWRWLMVHLYGRQPRVTHRFDTTISTPTPWHYGCHCTEGHWLTVRRHRRIERGYAYRCRRCGQQLRLLGCEPKA encoded by the coding sequence ATGAAAAGCTGTTTACCTGAGCGCATTAATGCGCTGACGTGCGAGCTACCAGATAAATGGCAGGAGAGGCTGGTGTCGGGCGATGACAGCGTCTATAAAGCCGTCGTTGAACTGCAAGTACAGCGCTGTCTAGCGCATGCGCGCCGCTATTGGCCATCGTTGCCCACGCCCGACATTCGTTTCGATTTGAAAGGGCGCAGTGCAGGACAGGCGCACTTCGGCCATCGCGCGCTGCGCTTCAATTGCATCATGCTGGCAGCACAGCCGCGTGCTTTTATCGAGGAAGTCGTGCCGCACGAAATGGCGCACTGGGTCGACGTGCTCGGTGTTGCATCGAAAGGGAAACCGCACGGGCCGGTATGGCGTTGGCTTATGGTGCATCTGTACGGGCGGCAGCCACGCGTCACACATCGCTTTGACACGACGATCAGCACGCCAACGCCTTGGCATTATGGTTGCCACTGTACTGAAGGGCACTGGCTGACCGTGCGTCGGCATCGTCGCATTGAGCGAGGATATGCTTACCGTTGCCGCCGTTGTGGGCAGCAATTGCGTTTATTGGGCTGTGAACCGAAGGCATAG
- a CDS encoding response regulator, with translation MTVAQKFIVADDHPLFRAALKQALQAGNEGVQIVEADTMEATLARVAEHGDADLVLLDLHMPGAHGFSGLIQLRAQAPEMPVAVVSGSEEARVVRRAIDYGASGFIPKSASLNTIAEAIAEIMDGEVWLPEGMEDVLGDGDEEDSRFAEAIASLTPQQFRVLGMLTSGLLNKQIAYDLNVSEATVKAHVTAILRKLGVHSRTQAVIAAQRLEIDPPRIEG, from the coding sequence ATGACCGTAGCGCAGAAATTCATCGTAGCAGATGATCATCCATTGTTCCGTGCAGCGCTCAAACAGGCGCTTCAGGCAGGCAATGAAGGTGTGCAGATCGTAGAAGCGGACACCATGGAGGCTACGCTGGCGCGTGTCGCCGAGCATGGCGATGCCGATCTAGTGCTGCTGGATCTTCATATGCCGGGTGCCCACGGTTTCTCGGGGCTGATCCAGCTGCGTGCCCAGGCCCCTGAAATGCCGGTAGCCGTTGTCTCGGGCAGCGAAGAGGCGCGCGTGGTACGCCGTGCCATCGACTATGGCGCTTCTGGCTTCATTCCCAAATCTGCTTCTTTGAACACCATCGCTGAAGCGATTGCCGAGATCATGGACGGTGAAGTCTGGCTGCCTGAAGGCATGGAAGACGTGCTGGGCGATGGCGATGAAGAAGACTCTCGCTTTGCCGAAGCTATCGCTTCCCTGACGCCGCAACAGTTCCGCGTACTGGGCATGCTGACCTCCGGCCTGCTTAACAAGCAGATCGCCTATGACCTGAACGTGTCCGAAGCTACCGTCAAGGCGCACGTTACTGCTATCCTGCGCAAGCTGGGCGTTCATTCCCGTACACAGGCCGTCATTGCGGCACAGCGTCTGGAAATCGATCCGCCACGCATCGAAGGCTGA